A DNA window from Pseudomonas sp. GD03919 contains the following coding sequences:
- the hutC gene encoding histidine utilization repressor, with translation MTSPTPRYKAIEDFLLERIHGGAYPVNHQIPPEEQLARDFGVSRMTANKAIQNLVQKGYLVRQAGLGTFVTDRKAESPLHEVMNIASEVRGRGHAYSNEVVRCEAIAADDEVALRLGLRLGAEVFHSILVHLQDDLPIQLEDRFVNPRWVPHYLQSDFTQVTPNEVLVASCPISDVEHVVEAVLVDARTAELLQIDPAMPCLSVIRRTWSDDHLISYARLIHPGDRYKLRSLHKRRA, from the coding sequence GTGACCAGTCCCACCCCGCGCTACAAGGCCATCGAGGATTTTCTCCTCGAGCGCATTCACGGCGGCGCCTACCCGGTCAACCACCAGATTCCACCCGAGGAACAGCTGGCGCGCGACTTCGGCGTCAGCCGCATGACCGCCAACAAGGCGATCCAGAATCTGGTGCAGAAGGGTTATCTGGTGCGTCAGGCCGGGCTCGGCACCTTCGTCACCGACCGCAAGGCCGAGTCGCCGCTGCACGAGGTGATGAACATCGCCAGCGAAGTACGCGGCCGCGGCCATGCCTACAGCAACGAAGTGGTGCGCTGCGAGGCCATCGCTGCCGATGACGAAGTGGCCCTGCGCCTGGGGCTGCGCCTGGGCGCCGAGGTGTTTCACAGCATCCTCGTGCACCTGCAGGATGACCTGCCGATCCAGCTCGAGGATCGCTTCGTCAACCCGCGCTGGGTGCCGCATTACCTGCAGAGCGACTTCACCCAGGTCACCCCTAACGAGGTGCTGGTCGCCAGTTGCCCGATCTCGGATGTCGAGCACGTGGTCGAAGCGGTGCTGGTGGATGCACGCACGGCCGAGCTGCTGCAGATCGATCCGGCCATGCCCTGCCTGAGCGTGATCCGCCGTACCTGGTCGGACGATCACCTGATCAGCTATGCACGGCTGATCCATCCCGGTGATCGCTACAAACTGCGCTCACTGCACAAACGCAGAGCGTAG
- a CDS encoding endonuclease translates to MRAVTLLLGCLATCISSFSLANGQTQLGDVKQAIDQAFWQALYGNGGTTLYCGQTFARESGTLTASPIYSSKQLKSAMRCVTDRQCTIMNPRYPYIVADLHNYYPALTRVELARRNAQFADLADDVPSKFADIGCDLKTSFQLVEPRGEAKGNIARAIFYMHIEYGLPIVGLVPMYKAWHRMDPPDAEEKARNDKIEVLQGTRNRFIDDPALVDQLISD, encoded by the coding sequence ATGCGCGCAGTCACCTTGCTTCTTGGTTGCCTGGCAACCTGCATCAGCAGCTTCTCCCTGGCCAATGGCCAGACCCAACTGGGCGACGTCAAACAGGCCATCGATCAGGCGTTCTGGCAGGCTCTTTACGGTAATGGCGGCACGACTCTCTATTGCGGCCAGACCTTCGCCCGTGAAAGCGGCACCCTCACTGCCAGCCCTATCTACAGCAGCAAGCAGCTCAAGAGCGCGATGCGCTGCGTCACCGACCGCCAATGCACCATCATGAACCCGCGCTATCCGTACATCGTCGCCGACCTGCACAACTACTACCCGGCGCTGACCCGCGTGGAGCTAGCGCGACGCAATGCCCAGTTCGCCGACCTGGCCGATGATGTACCGAGCAAGTTCGCCGATATCGGCTGCGACCTGAAAACCAGCTTCCAGCTGGTAGAGCCGCGTGGCGAAGCCAAGGGCAATATCGCCCGGGCAATCTTCTACATGCATATCGAGTACGGCCTGCCTATCGTTGGCCTGGTGCCGATGTACAAGGCCTGGCACCGCATGGACCCGCCGGATGCCGAAGAAAAGGCACGCAACGACAAGATCGAGGTGCTGCAGGGCACGCGCAATCGCTTTATCGACGATCCTGCGCTAGTGGATCAGCTGATCAGCGACTGA
- a CDS encoding AraC family transcriptional regulator, producing MAIKGSWYERDSRFIAAHHQPALLLDLALARDLDSHRLLRGSGLFHEDILGGQACISPQQFLQMIDNARRLLDADDSSFLFGQRLLPGHYGAASQALQQAGNLQQALELLVRLRALLSPLLAPRLLLDEQRAYVVWLDACGCGEQRRFLLEASMTALASCSRWLAGERLPWHFEFAHAQPRYIEQYWAHLGEDVAFARQVDVMSLPREYLTRPWPGASLTAGRVAEQQSLAQLEALGFSASLLDRLYAHLRSHIRQTPNLDSVAQAFGMSPATLKRKLGKHDSHFQEQLDLVRKHIALYLYRVKGYSNEEVAAYLQFNDSTNFRRSFKRWTGLSPSALRQLLG from the coding sequence ATGGCCATCAAGGGCAGTTGGTACGAACGCGACAGCCGCTTCATCGCCGCCCACCACCAGCCGGCGCTGTTGCTCGACCTGGCGCTGGCGCGCGATCTGGACAGCCACCGCCTGCTGCGCGGCAGCGGCCTGTTCCATGAGGATATTCTCGGCGGCCAGGCCTGCATCAGCCCGCAGCAGTTTCTGCAGATGATCGACAACGCCAGGCGTCTGCTCGATGCCGACGACAGCAGCTTCCTGTTCGGCCAGCGCCTGCTGCCGGGACACTACGGCGCGGCCAGCCAGGCCCTGCAACAGGCCGGCAACCTGCAGCAGGCGCTGGAGCTGCTGGTGCGCCTGCGCGCGCTGCTCAGCCCGCTGCTGGCTCCGCGCCTGCTGCTCGACGAGCAGCGCGCCTACGTGGTGTGGCTGGACGCCTGCGGTTGCGGCGAGCAGCGGCGCTTTCTGCTCGAGGCGAGCATGACCGCGCTGGCCTCCTGCAGCCGCTGGCTGGCCGGCGAGCGCCTGCCCTGGCATTTCGAATTCGCCCATGCGCAGCCGCGCTACATCGAACAGTACTGGGCGCACCTGGGCGAGGACGTGGCGTTCGCGCGCCAGGTGGACGTGATGAGCCTGCCGCGCGAATACCTGACGCGGCCCTGGCCGGGCGCCTCGCTCACCGCCGGGCGGGTGGCCGAACAGCAGAGCTTGGCGCAGCTGGAGGCACTGGGATTTTCCGCCAGCCTGCTGGATCGCCTGTATGCCCACCTGCGCAGTCATATCCGTCAGACCCCGAACCTGGACAGCGTGGCGCAGGCCTTCGGCATGAGCCCGGCCACCCTCAAGCGCAAGCTGGGCAAGCACGACAGTCATTTCCAGGAACAGCTCGATCTGGTGCGCAAGCACATCGCGCTGTACCTGTACCGGGTCAAGGGCTACAGCAACGAGGAAGTAGCGGCCTATCTGCAGTTCAACGACAGCACCAACTTCCGCCGCTCGTTCAAGCGCTGGACCGGCCTGTCGCCCAGCGCGCTGCGTCAGCTGCTGGGTTGA
- a CDS encoding GGDEF domain-containing protein yields the protein MPPLLKLHAWKLAGLLLLANLGLLAHLIAGHIKPTSEWNWTDILGEGGSALLVLLWIGLLLKSRPAGRVTNLLFCGLACLFFSLWMDSVDEFVQLPASVHWDKWLESGPMPVGFILMTLGIYHWHREQLAISAQMEKRERLFREHRLFDKLTPLGGADYLRLQVQQALQQNHEQGQPLALVILDLDGFDRLNREHGHAEGDLVLQNLTQLLLLNLRRQDLLCRLAGDRFVALLPGTGAQQAQQIAGELQDAVRHLAYRSSRNGERLRLSASVASVLAQDEDGESLLRRLNLALAHAKQAPAVKRA from the coding sequence ATGCCGCCCCTGTTGAAACTGCATGCCTGGAAACTCGCCGGCCTGTTACTGCTGGCCAACCTCGGCCTGCTCGCTCATCTGATCGCCGGCCATATCAAACCCACCAGTGAATGGAACTGGACCGATATCCTCGGCGAAGGAGGCTCGGCGCTGCTGGTGCTGCTGTGGATCGGCCTGCTGCTGAAAAGCCGCCCGGCCGGGCGGGTGACCAACCTGCTGTTCTGCGGCCTAGCCTGCCTGTTCTTCTCGCTGTGGATGGATTCGGTGGACGAGTTCGTCCAACTGCCGGCCAGCGTCCACTGGGACAAGTGGCTGGAGTCCGGACCGATGCCGGTAGGCTTCATCCTCATGACCCTGGGCATCTACCACTGGCACCGCGAGCAGTTGGCGATCAGCGCGCAGATGGAAAAGCGCGAGCGGCTGTTCCGCGAACACCGCCTGTTCGACAAACTCACCCCACTGGGGGGCGCCGATTACCTGCGTCTGCAGGTGCAGCAGGCGCTGCAGCAGAACCACGAACAGGGCCAACCCCTGGCGTTGGTGATTCTCGATCTGGATGGTTTCGACCGCCTCAATCGCGAGCATGGTCATGCCGAGGGTGACCTGGTCTTGCAGAACCTGACCCAGCTGTTGCTGCTCAACCTGCGTCGTCAGGATCTGCTCTGCCGTCTGGCCGGCGATCGCTTCGTCGCGCTGCTGCCAGGCACCGGCGCGCAGCAGGCGCAACAGATCGCCGGCGAGCTGCAGGATGCCGTACGCCACCTGGCCTACCGCAGCAGCCGCAACGGCGAGCGCCTGCGGCTGTCAGCCAGCGTGGCCAGCGTGCTGGCCCAGGACGAGGATGGCGAAAGCCTGCTCAGACGCCTCAACCTGGCCCTGGCGCACGCCAAGCAAGCCCCCGCCGTCAAGCGCGCCTGA
- a CDS encoding TonB-dependent receptor, translating to MRLGHSSTRHAGFRISTLALAIAASTVVLAEEPVLLEHIEVVGQAVSIDKALQDQRRSDSVTSVVHADGIGQLPDDNAAEALQRIPGLSVERDQGEGRFVSVRGIGPDLNAVTINGTLVPSPESDRRAVALDVLPSELVQSLSVVKTLTPDMDANSLGGTVQVESLSAFDHDGLFYTLSGEASYDDNSSQTSPKFSGAISERFSLGDGIDNFGVAAALSWQKRDFASDNVETGGAWDFSDGARLEELEQRDYDIRRERTGFGLNFDYKPDDASSYYLRTLYSRYKDTETRNAAGVEFADAQLPGETGEAEGWRELKSREETQQIQSYVFGGERSLGLWTVSGQLGYSKASEKTPEGIAGATFEGNDDFADVGFGGTRKPKLNVGSAFYDPANFTLDEVEWEKQKTTDTEKNIKLDLARDYELSGYAAQAKFGGKLSRRKKDNDLEAWVYEDLGDFGLTDEQLNLGQFVKGEVDYGLGRFGPGISAKAIERLLAGLNKADFYDEEESRINDFKMREDINAAYLMNSVDIDDWRFIAGMRYEGTEFEAKGTGLRDDAYESISSRKRYDHWLPGLHARYQLDANTQIRAAWTNSVVRPTFGQLAPGFVIDGDGDKASFGNPDLKPLESSNFDLGIERYLGRAGVVSAFAFYKDIDNFVYATDLAGSGAWADFSEANTFANGASAKLYGIELAYSQKFDWLPAPWNGLLLGANATFSRSDARIEGQGSKRSIDLPNQSDQVGNLTLGWESDKLSLRLAANYKSRYLAEVAAVDDKAHDLYADSQLFVDFSAGYFLSDNLQLKFEAQNLTDESYYLYTGNRRYNAQYEEYGPTYKLGLTFTHF from the coding sequence ATGCGCCTAGGTCACAGCAGCACCCGCCATGCGGGCTTTCGTATCAGCACCCTGGCGCTGGCCATCGCCGCCAGTACCGTCGTCCTGGCCGAGGAGCCGGTGCTTCTCGAGCACATCGAGGTGGTCGGCCAGGCGGTGAGCATAGACAAGGCGCTGCAGGATCAGCGCCGCTCCGACAGCGTCACCAGCGTGGTGCACGCCGATGGCATCGGCCAATTGCCGGATGACAACGCCGCCGAGGCGCTGCAGCGCATTCCCGGCCTGTCGGTGGAGCGTGACCAGGGCGAGGGGCGCTTTGTCAGCGTGCGCGGTATCGGCCCGGATCTCAACGCCGTGACCATCAACGGGACCCTGGTGCCGTCGCCGGAGAGTGACCGCCGTGCCGTGGCCCTCGACGTGCTGCCGTCCGAGCTGGTGCAATCGCTGTCGGTGGTCAAGACCCTGACCCCGGACATGGACGCCAACTCCCTCGGCGGCACCGTGCAGGTCGAGAGCCTCTCGGCCTTCGACCACGACGGTCTGTTCTACACCCTCAGCGGCGAGGCCAGTTACGACGACAACAGTAGTCAGACCAGTCCGAAATTCTCCGGTGCGATCAGCGAGCGCTTCAGCCTCGGGGACGGTATCGACAACTTCGGTGTGGCTGCGGCGCTGAGTTGGCAAAAACGCGATTTCGCTTCGGACAACGTGGAAACCGGCGGCGCCTGGGATTTCAGCGACGGCGCCCGGCTCGAGGAGCTGGAGCAGCGCGATTATGACATCCGCCGCGAGCGCACCGGCTTCGGTCTGAACTTCGACTACAAGCCGGACGACGCTTCCAGCTACTACCTGCGCACCCTCTACAGCCGCTACAAGGACACGGAAACGCGCAACGCCGCTGGCGTTGAGTTTGCCGATGCCCAACTGCCCGGTGAGACCGGCGAAGCCGAAGGCTGGCGTGAGCTCAAGAGCCGCGAAGAAACCCAGCAGATCCAGTCCTACGTGTTCGGTGGCGAACGCAGCCTGGGCCTGTGGACGGTCAGTGGCCAGCTCGGCTACAGCAAGGCCAGCGAAAAGACCCCGGAAGGTATCGCCGGCGCCACCTTCGAAGGAAACGACGACTTTGCCGATGTCGGCTTTGGCGGCACGCGCAAGCCGAAGCTGAACGTCGGCTCGGCCTTTTACGATCCTGCCAACTTCACCCTCGACGAGGTGGAGTGGGAGAAGCAGAAGACCACCGACACCGAAAAGAACATCAAGCTCGACCTGGCCCGCGACTACGAGCTGAGCGGCTATGCAGCACAGGCTAAGTTCGGTGGCAAGCTCAGCCGGCGCAAGAAGGACAACGACCTGGAGGCGTGGGTCTACGAAGACCTGGGCGACTTCGGCCTGACGGACGAGCAGCTTAACCTCGGCCAGTTCGTCAAGGGTGAGGTTGACTACGGTCTCGGCCGCTTCGGCCCGGGCATCAGCGCCAAGGCCATCGAGCGCCTGCTCGCCGGGCTGAACAAGGCTGACTTCTACGACGAGGAGGAGTCGCGCATCAACGATTTCAAGATGCGCGAGGACATCAACGCCGCCTACCTGATGAACAGCGTCGACATCGACGACTGGCGCTTTATCGCCGGGATGCGCTACGAGGGCACCGAGTTCGAGGCCAAGGGCACCGGTCTGCGCGACGACGCCTATGAGTCGATCAGCAGCCGCAAGCGCTACGACCACTGGCTGCCGGGCCTGCACGCACGTTACCAGCTCGATGCCAACACGCAGATCCGCGCCGCCTGGACCAACTCGGTGGTGCGTCCGACCTTTGGTCAACTGGCACCCGGCTTCGTCATCGACGGCGACGGCGACAAGGCCAGCTTCGGCAACCCCGATCTCAAGCCGCTGGAGTCGAGCAACTTCGACCTCGGCATCGAGCGCTACCTGGGCCGCGCCGGGGTGGTCTCGGCCTTCGCCTTCTACAAGGATATCGACAACTTCGTCTATGCCACGGACCTAGCCGGCAGCGGCGCCTGGGCCGATTTCAGCGAGGCCAACACCTTCGCCAACGGCGCCAGCGCCAAGCTGTACGGCATCGAGCTGGCCTACTCGCAAAAATTCGACTGGCTGCCGGCACCTTGGAACGGCCTGCTACTCGGCGCCAACGCCACCTTCAGCCGCTCCGATGCGCGCATCGAAGGTCAGGGCAGCAAGCGCAGCATCGATCTGCCCAACCAGTCCGACCAGGTCGGCAACCTGACTCTGGGCTGGGAGAGCGACAAGCTCAGCCTGCGCCTGGCGGCCAACTACAAATCCAGGTACCTGGCCGAGGTGGCAGCGGTGGACGACAAGGCTCACGACCTCTATGCCGATTCGCAGCTGTTCGTCGACTTCAGCGCCGGGTATTTCCTCAGCGACAACCTGCAGCTCAAGTTCGAGGCGCAGAACCTCACCGACGAGTCCTATTACCTCTACACCGGCAACCGTCGTTACAACGCCCAGTACGAGGAATACGGCCCGACCTACAAGCTTGGCCTGACCTTCACCCACTTCTAA
- a CDS encoding phytase, translated as MNRVFSPTPLALGLLAGVLSLAGCEPQAPAAQAQPAAVETAPLAPQAWQPATEIAVEDLQLLSETSFWPGARFLLSSKKQGLYLLDEQGTKLAHLPGRFGALDQRSDAEGLLLASVDIDRQQPMLVALRGADRRWGEPVYLPRASFKVDGLCLSRDAADNQFLFLVGEEGIGEQWLVAQALQPLAEPRLVRRLSLPPASEHCRVDDDAELLYVNEENVGLWAYAAGAEDDLIRHPVGLRQPFGDIAEAMGGMAVVPGGVLALDPEAGVLHRYTRQGKGWRAEAPLSLPGLQEPERLSARPLEGGLELLIAGDSSLYRAQLDWAPDAPALAEPLPVLTPLVQTDEVPSLGDAADDPAIWLHPQEPSRSRVLGTDKQGGLLVYDLQGRQLQDLRVGRLNNVDLRAGFELGGQRVDLAVASNRDHNSLHFFAIDRASGELSDLGQAPTALSDIYGLCLFQQPDGAIHAIANDKDGTFLQYRLDGSSGRVQATLARQFKVASQPEGCVADDRNQRLFVGEEDVAVWVLDARAEAPAELQQVIGVGEMVHDDIEGLAFYQGAQRDYLVISSQGNDSYVVLDGQAPYAVRGAFRIGLDAARGIDGVSETDGLEVTSANLGGPWSQGMLVVQDGRKRMPEGRQNYKYLPWSAVAEALGLE; from the coding sequence ATGAACCGTGTCTTTTCTCCCACTCCCCTGGCCCTCGGCCTGCTCGCCGGTGTCCTGAGCCTCGCTGGTTGTGAGCCACAGGCGCCGGCTGCCCAGGCCCAGCCCGCGGCAGTCGAGACTGCGCCGCTGGCGCCACAGGCCTGGCAGCCGGCCACCGAGATCGCCGTCGAAGACCTGCAACTGCTGAGCGAAACCTCGTTCTGGCCGGGCGCACGCTTCCTGCTCAGCAGCAAGAAGCAGGGCCTCTACCTGCTCGACGAGCAGGGCACCAAGCTGGCCCACCTGCCCGGGCGCTTCGGCGCCCTGGACCAGCGCAGCGATGCCGAGGGCCTGCTGCTGGCCAGCGTCGATATCGACCGCCAGCAGCCTATGCTGGTGGCGCTGCGCGGCGCCGACCGGCGCTGGGGCGAGCCGGTGTACCTGCCGCGCGCCAGCTTCAAGGTCGACGGCCTGTGCCTGTCGCGTGACGCGGCCGACAACCAGTTTCTGTTCCTGGTCGGCGAGGAAGGCATCGGCGAGCAGTGGCTGGTGGCCCAGGCCCTGCAGCCGCTGGCCGAGCCGCGCCTGGTGCGGCGCCTCAGTCTGCCGCCGGCCAGCGAGCATTGCCGCGTGGATGATGACGCCGAGCTGCTCTACGTCAACGAGGAGAACGTCGGCCTGTGGGCCTATGCCGCTGGCGCCGAGGATGACCTGATCCGCCATCCGGTGGGCCTGCGCCAGCCGTTCGGTGATATCGCCGAGGCCATGGGCGGAATGGCGGTGGTGCCGGGCGGGGTGCTCGCCCTCGATCCCGAGGCCGGTGTGCTGCACCGCTACACCCGCCAGGGCAAGGGCTGGCGCGCCGAGGCGCCGCTGTCGCTGCCCGGGCTTCAGGAGCCGGAGCGCCTCAGCGCGCGGCCGCTCGAGGGTGGCCTGGAACTGCTGATCGCTGGCGATAGCAGCCTGTACCGCGCCCAGCTCGACTGGGCGCCGGACGCGCCGGCGCTGGCCGAGCCGTTGCCGGTGCTGACGCCGCTGGTACAGACCGACGAGGTGCCGAGCCTGGGCGATGCCGCCGACGACCCGGCGATCTGGCTGCACCCGCAGGAGCCGAGCCGCAGCCGCGTGCTGGGCACCGACAAGCAGGGCGGCCTGCTGGTCTACGACCTGCAGGGCAGGCAGCTGCAGGACCTGCGCGTCGGTCGCCTGAACAACGTCGATCTGCGCGCCGGCTTCGAGCTTGGCGGGCAGCGCGTCGATCTGGCCGTGGCCAGCAATCGCGATCATAACAGCCTGCACTTCTTCGCCATCGACCGCGCCAGTGGCGAGCTCAGCGACCTTGGCCAGGCGCCCACCGCGCTGAGCGACATCTACGGCCTGTGCCTGTTCCAGCAACCCGATGGCGCCATTCACGCCATCGCCAACGACAAGGACGGCACCTTCCTGCAGTACCGCCTGGACGGCAGCAGCGGCCGTGTGCAGGCCACGCTGGCGCGCCAGTTCAAGGTCGCCAGCCAGCCGGAAGGCTGCGTCGCCGATGACCGTAATCAGCGCCTGTTCGTCGGCGAGGAGGATGTCGCGGTCTGGGTGCTGGACGCCCGCGCCGAAGCACCGGCCGAGCTGCAGCAGGTGATCGGCGTCGGCGAGATGGTGCACGACGATATCGAGGGCCTGGCCTTCTACCAGGGCGCGCAGCGCGACTACCTGGTGATCTCCAGCCAGGGCAACGACAGCTACGTGGTGCTCGACGGCCAGGCGCCGTACGCCGTGCGTGGTGCCTTCCGCATCGGCCTGGACGCCGCGCGCGGCATCGACGGTGTGTCTGAAACCGACGGCCTGGAAGTGACCTCGGCCAACCTCGGCGGCCCCTGGAGTCAGGGGATGCTGGTGGTGCAGGACGGCCGCAAGCGCATGCCCGAAGGCCGGCAGAACTACAAATACCTGCCCTGGAGCGCAGTGGCCGAGGCCCTTGGCCTGGAGTGA
- the tolQ gene encoding protein TolQ: MHSSLEQMTVWGLVSEASLLVQAVMLSLVLASLVSWYLIVQRSAVLRRSEREAKAFLQRFRGSAELAQLQRECAAEADQDAGVQQLFQAGYGEYLQLQREPGIAADAVIEGVERSLLVAIAEQEERLEKGLPLLATVGSVSPYVGLFGTVWGIMNSFIGLSQVQQATLSTVAPGIAEALIATAIGLFAAIPAVIAYNRFSARVAGLGARYYSFGNELQGRLQRRLHSSASRVAVAA; encoded by the coding sequence ATGCACAGTTCACTCGAACAGATGACCGTCTGGGGCCTGGTCAGCGAGGCCAGCCTGCTGGTGCAGGCGGTGATGCTCAGCCTGGTGCTGGCGTCGCTGGTCAGCTGGTACCTGATCGTCCAGCGTAGCGCCGTGCTGCGCCGCAGCGAACGCGAGGCGAAAGCCTTCCTGCAGCGCTTTCGCGGCAGCGCCGAGCTGGCCCAGCTGCAACGTGAGTGCGCCGCCGAAGCCGATCAGGACGCTGGTGTGCAGCAGCTGTTTCAGGCCGGTTACGGCGAGTACCTGCAGCTGCAGCGCGAGCCCGGTATTGCCGCCGACGCGGTGATCGAAGGGGTCGAGCGCAGCCTGCTGGTGGCCATCGCCGAACAGGAGGAGCGCCTGGAAAAGGGCCTGCCGCTGCTCGCCACGGTCGGCTCGGTGAGCCCCTACGTCGGCCTGTTCGGCACCGTCTGGGGCATCATGAACTCCTTCATCGGCCTGTCGCAGGTGCAGCAGGCCACCCTCTCCACCGTCGCCCCGGGCATCGCCGAGGCGCTGATCGCCACCGCCATCGGCCTGTTCGCCGCGATTCCCGCGGTGATCGCCTACAACCGCTTCTCCGCGCGCGTGGCAGGCCTCGGCGCGCGCTACTACAGCTTCGGCAACGAGCTGCAGGGACGCTTGCAGCGCAGGCTGCACAGCAGCGCCAGCCGCGTCGCCGTAGCGGCCTGA
- the tolR gene encoding protein TolR — translation MRRPQSKHGPKAEMNVVPYIDVMLVLLVIFMVTAPMLTQGVHIELPKVAAEALPSDNQQRILTLSVQADGSYYWNLGSELDTELGAASEQAVDLAVMSARVAQLVAEQGDTQVYIRADQAADYASVVAGIAALQQGGVSSLGLITEAPQ, via the coding sequence ATGCGCAGGCCGCAGAGCAAGCATGGCCCCAAGGCCGAGATGAATGTGGTGCCCTACATTGACGTGATGCTGGTGCTGCTGGTGATCTTCATGGTCACCGCGCCCATGCTCACCCAGGGGGTGCATATCGAGCTGCCCAAGGTGGCCGCCGAGGCGCTGCCCAGCGATAACCAGCAGCGCATCCTCACCCTGTCGGTGCAGGCCGACGGCAGCTACTACTGGAACCTCGGCAGCGAGCTGGACACCGAACTGGGCGCGGCCAGCGAGCAGGCCGTGGACCTGGCGGTGATGAGTGCGCGAGTGGCGCAACTGGTCGCCGAGCAGGGCGACACCCAGGTGTACATCCGCGCCGACCAGGCCGCCGACTACGCCAGTGTGGTGGCCGGTATCGCCGCCCTGCAGCAGGGCGGGGTGAGCAGCCTGGGACTGATCACCGAGGCGCCGCAATGA